From a single Xiphophorus maculatus strain JP 163 A chromosome 5, X_maculatus-5.0-male, whole genome shotgun sequence genomic region:
- the LOC102235545 gene encoding nuclear factor interleukin-3-regulated protein-like, with protein sequence MEVEAFSPYDGSLPSPGPDGSTRISRQPKGSKSTVTSRRKREFISDEKKDASYWEKRRKNNEAAKRSREKRRINDMVLENRVMALNEENVRLKTELLQLKLRFGLISASSYMEKSQQISNSAADGNPGSNESSTNGTPNSNAYHSSSGYSSASQVMLNSDSSEAEQSSRSERHTMLHKYSPLGSVSDMSDGSSRDSPEPIGYNIKKEPLGMEMGGLESNRIPNGVANGIPNGAYCGNTTLVSPHQQNTTLAETARDYQYHQHEHQQCHMETTGPAPQATSTQRSVILYRSSSGCYPMENQKLENQQTQQNRPPQHIMHSLPSEFSDCSVTISEVAEKLERTKTMDSPQYEYTNDHADSSEEFQQRFSHSTHLPDDDHPCYSYQAQENRLQRTESPQNSFAPELISSEESKSFIQHNGYLSTLDEEPPVLTYEGGPRPDAFYQENSSAKDTSSSDGDPRSSDKEGSTDDESPSSSSSDISSYHQKAEGAGGLHSEYHAEVQVTALPHKLRLKYRALSNGAAGAQVDGLISNSMSPSPTLPQHPYLALPSNHSNGQANGEGKETETDYMEEVKAEVNDRAGAKKEGGKKGSVSGRSGRNKRRD encoded by the coding sequence ATGGAAGTTGAAGCATTTTCTCCCTACGATGGGAGCCTCCCTTCCCCTGGTCCTGATGGTTCAACACGGATCAGCCGCCAGCCCAAAGGCTCTAAATCAACCGTGACCTCACGTCGCAAGCGAGAGTTCATTTCTGATGAGAAGAAAGATGCCTCATATTGGGAAAAACGGAGGAAGAACAATGAGGCGGCCAAGCGTTCGAGGGAGAAGCGTCGCATCAATGATATGGTGCTGGAGAATCGCGTCATGGCACTAAACGAAGAGAACGTCCGTCTGAAGACGGAACTCCTTCAGCTCAAACTGCGCTTTGGTCTCATTAGTGCATCTTCCTACATGGAGAAAAGTCAGCAGATCTCCAACAGTGCTGCAGATGGAAACCCAGGTAGCAATGAGAGTAGCACCAATGGCACCCCTAACAGCAACGCCTACCACTCGAGCAGCGGCTACTCCAGTGCGTCCCAAGTGATGCTGAATTCTGACTCATCTGAAGCTGAACAGTCCAGCCGAAGTGAACGCCACACCATGCTCCACAAGTACTCCCCTCTGGGCTCTGTGTCTGATATGTCTGATGGTTCTTCCAGAGATAGCCCTGAACCCATTGGCTACAACATCAAGAAGGAGCCCTTGGGAATGGAGATGGGTGGACTGGAAAGCAACAGGATTCCCAATGGAGTTGCCAATGGGATACCAAATGGCGCTTACTGTGGCAACACCACTCTGGTTTCCCCTCACCAGCAAAACACCACATTAGCTGAAACTGCCAGAGACTACCAGTATCATCAGCATGAGCACCAACAGTGCCACATGGAAACCACTGGTCCTGCTCCTCAGGCCACCTCTACGCAGAGGAGTGTCATCTTGTACCGTTCCAGCAGTGGCTGTTACCCCATGGAGAACCAGAAGCTGGAGAACCAGCAGACCCAGCAGAATAGACCACCACAGCACATCATGCACAGTTTGCCCTCAGAGTTCTCTGACTGCTCAGTAACCATCTCTGAGGTTGCAGAGAAGCTAGAGAGGACAAAGACCATGGACTCACCTCAGTATGAATACACCAATGATCATGCCGATTCCTCTGAGGAGTTCCAGCAACGGTTCAGTCACAGTACCCACCTGCCAGATGACGACCACCCGTGCTACAGCTACCAGGCTCAGGAGAACCGTCTTCAGCGCACCGAGAGTCCCCAGAACTCCTTTGCCCCTGAGCTTATCAGCAGTGAGGAGAGCAAGTCCTTCATACAGCACAATGGCTACCTCAGCACACTGGATGAAGAGCCCCCTGTTCTCACCTACGAAGGAGGGCCCCGACCTGATGCCTTCTATCAGGAGAACTCCTCTGCTAAAGACACCTCCTCAAGCGACGGAGACCCTCGTAGCTCTGATAAAGAGGGCTCCACCGATGACGAATCCCCCTCATCGTCATCCTCAGACATCAGCAGCTACCACCAGAAGGCAGAGGGAGCTGGCGGTTTGCACAGTGAATACCACGCAGAGGTCCAAGTCACTGCCCTGCCCCACAAGCTCCGCCTCAAGTACAGAGCTCTGTCCAACGGGGCAGCTGGAGCTCAGGTGGATGGACTGATCTCCAACTCTATGTCCCCTTCTCCCACTCTGCCCCAGCACCCCTACTTAGCCCTGCCCAGCAACCATTCCAATGGCCAGGCCAACGGAGAGGGCAAAGAGACTGAGACTGACTATATGGAAGAAGTCAAGGCTGAGGTGAATGACAGGGCAGGGGCTAaaaaggaaggagggaagaagGGATCTGTCAGTGGAAGAAGTGGACGGAATAAGAGGCGAGATTAA